One part of the Cupriavidus oxalaticus genome encodes these proteins:
- a CDS encoding LysR family transcriptional regulator, giving the protein MKLETELDLADLRAVLAVSDTASYTRAAQKLGITQPAISRRINALEQSLNARLFRREGGGFVLTEAGTAFCERATQVLELMEQLPQATSQAASSPRGTVAIGVPPTTGEILIQHLIPEYRSAYPGVFVRIEQGYVNDLFDMLMDKQIDIALLNGPFNPSAVDLEPLFHHHLGIVYPIAWKESSPLDGNPMPQSLTLAQVAQLPLLAASQNQSIRHLVDSEFRAAGLKPNVVMEVNSFVLQRSLVSVGVGCMFMSRTVVRDEHCEKLAFVPISDSKIIYTLYLATRRAGQPTLAAKLMGRMIRKSMERVVDWLNAPLGE; this is encoded by the coding sequence ATGAAACTGGAGACCGAACTGGACTTGGCCGACCTGCGGGCGGTTCTAGCCGTGTCGGACACCGCGAGCTACACGCGCGCGGCGCAGAAACTCGGCATCACGCAGCCCGCGATCAGTCGCCGCATCAACGCGTTGGAACAGTCGCTCAATGCACGACTGTTCCGTCGCGAGGGCGGTGGCTTCGTCCTGACCGAGGCTGGTACTGCCTTTTGCGAGAGAGCGACTCAGGTGCTTGAACTGATGGAGCAGCTGCCGCAGGCGACAAGCCAGGCCGCGAGCAGTCCGCGCGGGACTGTGGCCATTGGAGTGCCGCCAACAACAGGCGAAATCCTCATCCAACACCTCATTCCCGAGTACCGCAGTGCCTACCCGGGAGTGTTCGTGCGAATCGAGCAGGGCTATGTCAACGATCTGTTTGACATGCTAATGGATAAGCAGATCGACATCGCGCTACTCAACGGCCCCTTCAATCCATCCGCGGTCGATTTGGAGCCTTTGTTCCACCACCACCTGGGCATCGTCTATCCGATCGCCTGGAAGGAGAGCAGCCCGCTTGACGGCAATCCGATGCCGCAGTCGCTGACACTCGCGCAGGTGGCGCAACTGCCGCTGCTGGCGGCCAGCCAAAACCAGAGCATCCGTCACCTCGTCGATTCGGAATTCCGTGCAGCAGGACTCAAGCCTAACGTGGTCATGGAAGTCAACAGCTTCGTGCTGCAGCGCAGCTTGGTCAGCGTCGGCGTGGGCTGCATGTTTATGAGCCGCACGGTCGTGCGTGATGAGCACTGCGAGAAACTGGCCTTCGTGCCTATCTCCGACAGCAAGATCATCTACACCCTGTACCTAGCGACGCGGCGTGCGGGCCAGCCGACGCTGGCGGCCAAGCTGATGGGGCGGATGATACGCAAGTCAATGGAGCGGGTGGTCGACTGGCTAAACGCCCCGCTCGGCGAATAG
- a CDS encoding Bug family tripartite tricarboxylate transporter substrate binding protein: MSITSKRGFILSALAAAVTLGAGGLASAHEWPNRPITMLVPQPAGSIQDLVARALGEELAQILKQPVVVDNRPSASQVIASSLLARATPDGHTLMVSVMPNVIAPHLLKGQNFSGNQDFAVVSHSLSSAGFLAVSPQLKVNNLKEFIALLKANPGKYMFGSAGVGTPMHMFLEQFNRDANIQSVHVPYKSFPPIIPDISNNVVQYTILPLGQLQMVKSGKMKGLGFAGAKRDPDHPNMPTLDEQGLKGFDATLQYFVIGPKGMPPDVVTKLNAAINTVQAKESYQAKYKTLGGTTVPQNVSPAAATARLRHEDERFLPLVKAGKITLE, encoded by the coding sequence ATGTCCATCACCTCAAAGCGCGGGTTCATCTTGAGCGCACTCGCGGCCGCCGTGACCCTCGGTGCGGGAGGCCTCGCCTCGGCACATGAATGGCCAAACCGGCCCATCACGATGCTTGTGCCACAACCGGCCGGCTCTATCCAGGACCTCGTGGCACGCGCCCTCGGAGAGGAACTTGCGCAGATCCTTAAGCAACCCGTGGTAGTGGACAATCGGCCCTCCGCCAGCCAGGTCATTGCCAGCAGTTTGCTGGCGCGCGCGACGCCGGACGGCCATACGCTCATGGTTTCGGTGATGCCTAATGTAATCGCGCCCCATCTACTGAAGGGGCAGAACTTCTCAGGCAACCAGGACTTCGCTGTCGTTTCCCATTCGCTGTCAAGCGCTGGGTTTCTGGCTGTCTCCCCGCAACTCAAAGTGAACAACCTAAAGGAGTTCATTGCGCTGCTGAAGGCAAACCCCGGCAAATACATGTTCGGTTCTGCCGGGGTCGGCACTCCGATGCACATGTTTCTGGAGCAGTTCAACCGCGACGCGAACATCCAAAGCGTCCACGTGCCGTACAAGAGCTTTCCGCCGATCATCCCAGACATCTCGAACAACGTTGTGCAGTACACAATCCTGCCGCTCGGGCAGTTGCAAATGGTGAAGTCCGGCAAGATGAAGGGGCTGGGCTTCGCAGGCGCGAAGCGTGATCCCGATCATCCCAACATGCCCACGTTGGACGAACAGGGGCTCAAGGGATTCGATGCCACCCTGCAGTATTTCGTGATTGGCCCCAAGGGCATGCCGCCGGACGTGGTGACCAAGCTCAACGCGGCGATCAATACTGTGCAGGCCAAGGAGAGTTACCAGGCCAAATATAAGACGCTGGGTGGCACCACGGTCCCGCAAAACGTTTCTCCCGCAGCCGCGACTGCGCGGCTGCGGCACGAAGACGAGCGCTTCTTACCGCTGGTCAAGGCAGGCAAGATCACGCTGGAATGA
- a CDS encoding amidohydrolase family protein, with translation MKIGVIGAGFIGRALARVAVANGHEVMIANSRGPQTLHSTAIALHCRAGEAAEAARFGEVVVLAIPLHAVGSLDPAPFDGKIIIDANNYYPQRDGNIPELDGHKATTSGLLTQRLPGARIVKAFNAILQDDIEKDARPAGAPDRRALPIASDDVAAKRVVAQLVDQFGFDAFDAGTLAESWRFERSMPCYCVPLSSTELSEALASAQRGVEVPLGSWRAKRETEHRAELAANSSVRPQDRRQPVGFDGRGSLDIVDTQFHIGPLHDVQKSLAAMDALGIRSAMVDELWGFNANGVPQPCALLPGGGWRSLSPLGIAASLQYPERFGFIQRIELDDPLLLSRIPLLADMPGCRSLRINLHTEADRRRLESGAWDQALALAQRHGLPVSVMTEDAGRLLSPVAQRFEALALVVDHCGWPRSPQHWHEVLELARLPNVLLKWSHAHRAFRRHAQPHQARQRALVDAVQAFGADRVMWAGDVSFEESNASWSELLSFVRDHPGLSEDDRAGVLGRTARRAYRWEI, from the coding sequence ATGAAGATCGGAGTGATCGGCGCAGGCTTTATTGGTCGGGCACTGGCACGGGTAGCGGTGGCCAACGGCCACGAGGTGATGATCGCCAATTCGCGCGGCCCACAGACGCTTCACAGCACCGCCATCGCGTTGCATTGCCGAGCGGGCGAGGCCGCCGAAGCGGCGCGCTTCGGCGAAGTGGTGGTGCTGGCGATTCCCCTGCACGCAGTCGGCAGCCTTGACCCGGCGCCCTTCGACGGCAAGATCATCATCGACGCCAACAACTACTACCCTCAGCGCGACGGCAACATCCCCGAACTCGATGGTCACAAGGCCACCACCAGCGGCTTGCTGACGCAACGGCTGCCGGGCGCCCGGATAGTGAAGGCTTTCAACGCCATCTTGCAGGACGACATCGAGAAGGATGCTCGGCCGGCCGGTGCGCCCGACCGGCGCGCACTGCCGATCGCCAGCGACGACGTGGCGGCCAAGCGTGTGGTCGCACAGCTGGTGGATCAGTTCGGCTTCGACGCGTTCGACGCAGGCACGCTGGCAGAAAGCTGGCGCTTCGAGCGCTCCATGCCTTGCTATTGTGTCCCGCTGAGTAGCACGGAACTGTCGGAGGCGCTCGCCTCGGCGCAGCGCGGCGTCGAGGTGCCACTCGGGTCCTGGCGAGCGAAGCGCGAAACCGAACACAGAGCCGAGCTGGCCGCCAATTCTTCGGTCCGGCCACAGGACAGGCGCCAGCCAGTCGGCTTCGATGGCCGCGGCAGCTTGGACATCGTCGACACCCAATTCCATATCGGCCCGCTGCACGATGTGCAGAAGAGCCTGGCCGCAATGGACGCGCTGGGCATCCGCTCGGCCATGGTGGACGAACTGTGGGGATTCAATGCTAACGGCGTGCCGCAACCTTGCGCGCTGCTGCCCGGGGGTGGTTGGCGCTCGCTCAGCCCGCTCGGCATCGCCGCCTCGCTACAGTATCCGGAACGCTTCGGCTTCATTCAGCGAATTGAGTTGGACGACCCACTGCTCTTGTCCCGTATCCCACTCCTGGCTGACATGCCGGGCTGCCGCAGCTTGCGCATTAACTTGCACACGGAAGCAGACCGCCGACGCCTTGAATCGGGCGCCTGGGATCAGGCGCTGGCGCTGGCGCAACGGCATGGACTGCCGGTGTCCGTAATGACCGAGGATGCCGGCCGGTTGCTGTCGCCGGTGGCGCAACGCTTTGAAGCGCTCGCGCTGGTGGTCGACCACTGCGGCTGGCCGCGCTCGCCGCAACACTGGCATGAAGTGCTGGAACTGGCGCGCCTGCCCAACGTGCTCCTGAAGTGGAGCCACGCCCATCGCGCCTTTCGCCGCCATGCCCAACCACATCAGGCACGCCAGCGGGCGTTGGTCGATGCGGTGCAGGCCTTCGGGGCAGACCGCGTGATGTGGGCAGGCGACGTGAGCTTCGAGGAATCGAACGCCAGCTGGAGTGAGCTGCTGTCTTTCGTGCGTGATCACCCGGGGCTGTCCGAGGACGACCGCGCTGGGGTGCTTGGACGCACGGCGCGCCGTGCTTACCGCTGGGAGATCTGA
- a CDS encoding class I adenylate-forming enzyme family protein → MTEMLPRPAAKTLGGLLEERAKSHPGRPALTYREETLDFAEVRRRALDCAKALHAQGVRAGDKVGVLMGNRIEWVVSNFAIQYLGATLVAMNTWYTQRELAYVLEHADIKLLLAADSLLKYDYASMLDALQPFSVTCPKLRTVVMLGKRRCGGAVDYERFLASGAGVADEEILAIERRIDPEEPAYLLYTSGSTSHPKGVLLVHRHLVENMYDIGVRMHFTPDDVVFMPLSLFWGMGCMNFLIGPWAHGAHIVLQEHFDPLEALNLIQRYRCTVFPGTPNIVHAVFEHPEANRFDLSSVRKGTPIGSPPMTLKLLQTVMPLGIRCFGLTETHGFSNMHDASDPIDKRSRTEGRIMPGFQMCIVDPETGEALGPGKSGEIRLRGRIMKAYYKNPDATAAAFDEDGWFRTGDIGQIDDEGYLLFMGRYKEMLKTGGINVAPIEIEEVLLKHPAVQEAFVCGLPDPVRDQIVAAVIVLSSGMRVTEEELARHCREQLAAYKVPRRMRFATMDELPQTASRKVHRLRLQTLFQPEPTE, encoded by the coding sequence ATGACCGAAATGCTGCCACGCCCCGCCGCCAAGACGCTTGGTGGGCTGCTGGAGGAAAGGGCGAAGAGCCACCCCGGCCGGCCGGCCCTGACTTACCGCGAGGAGACCTTGGATTTCGCGGAGGTTCGTCGCCGCGCGCTCGATTGCGCGAAGGCGCTGCATGCGCAGGGCGTGCGAGCCGGCGACAAGGTCGGCGTACTCATGGGCAACCGGATCGAATGGGTGGTGTCCAATTTCGCCATTCAGTACCTGGGCGCCACGCTGGTCGCGATGAACACTTGGTATACCCAGCGCGAACTGGCATACGTACTGGAGCATGCCGACATCAAGCTGCTGCTCGCCGCTGATAGCTTGCTCAAGTACGACTACGCCAGCATGCTGGACGCGCTGCAGCCGTTCTCCGTCACCTGCCCGAAGTTGCGCACCGTGGTAATGCTGGGGAAGCGGCGTTGCGGCGGCGCAGTCGACTACGAGCGCTTCCTAGCCAGTGGCGCGGGCGTCGCCGACGAGGAAATTCTTGCGATCGAGCGCCGCATCGACCCTGAGGAGCCTGCCTACCTGCTCTACACCTCGGGCTCGACTTCGCATCCCAAGGGAGTATTGTTGGTTCATCGGCACTTGGTGGAGAACATGTACGACATCGGCGTGCGGATGCACTTCACGCCCGATGACGTGGTGTTCATGCCGCTGTCGCTATTCTGGGGAATGGGCTGCATGAACTTTCTAATTGGCCCCTGGGCCCACGGGGCGCACATCGTATTACAGGAACACTTCGATCCCCTTGAAGCACTGAATCTCATCCAGCGCTACCGCTGCACCGTCTTCCCGGGGACGCCGAACATCGTCCATGCCGTGTTCGAACATCCAGAGGCGAACCGCTTCGACTTATCCTCGGTCCGCAAGGGAACGCCAATTGGGTCGCCGCCGATGACCCTCAAGCTGTTGCAAACCGTCATGCCGCTGGGCATCCGTTGCTTCGGGCTGACGGAGACGCATGGCTTCTCCAACATGCATGATGCCTCGGATCCGATCGACAAGCGCTCGCGCACCGAAGGGCGCATCATGCCGGGATTCCAGATGTGCATCGTCGATCCCGAGACAGGCGAAGCCCTCGGCCCGGGCAAGTCAGGCGAGATCAGGCTACGAGGTCGCATCATGAAAGCCTACTACAAAAATCCTGATGCCACCGCTGCCGCCTTCGACGAGGACGGCTGGTTCCGCACCGGCGATATCGGCCAGATTGACGACGAGGGATACCTGCTGTTCATGGGGCGTTACAAGGAGATGCTCAAGACCGGCGGTATCAATGTCGCGCCTATCGAAATCGAGGAAGTGTTGCTAAAGCACCCGGCGGTACAGGAGGCCTTCGTCTGCGGCCTGCCCGATCCCGTGCGCGACCAGATCGTCGCCGCCGTAATCGTTCTGAGCAGCGGCATGCGGGTGACAGAGGAAGAGCTAGCGCGACACTGTCGGGAGCAACTGGCCGCCTACAAGGTACCCCGGCGAATGCGGTTCGCCACCATGGACGAACTGCCCCAGACCGCGTCCCGCAAGGTGCACCGCCTACGTCTCCAGACCTTATTCCAGCCGGAGCCGACAGAATGA
- a CDS encoding CaiB/BaiF CoA transferase family protein, with protein sequence MTGPLQGLRVLEFVGLGPCPFAAMLLADLGADVIRIERKQLPGVPNPYPVLGTRYDVMARSRRSLALDLKHPEGRMLALDLVAQADVLLEGFRPGVMERLGLGPDVSLERNPRLVYTRVTGWGQEGPLASAAGHDLNYIALSGVLPSMGRPGSPPPPPLNLIGDFGAGGMMAAFGTVSGVLHARRTGEGQVVDAAMLDGTNLMSAMIYGFHAMGGWSGERGRNWIDGGAPYYDTYECADGKWIAIGPIEPQFLALLLRLCGVEDPQFGHVQDVEQWPQLKVKMAAVFRGRTRAQWCELLEGTDACFSPVLDLDEAPAHPHNRARENFIEIAGVVQPAPAPRFQRTPASISRPPDLPGEHGVEILNDWSIDRERVDWLRDAGVI encoded by the coding sequence ATGACTGGTCCACTGCAGGGGCTCAGAGTATTGGAATTCGTCGGCTTGGGGCCCTGCCCGTTTGCCGCCATGCTGCTTGCCGACCTTGGGGCTGACGTGATCCGCATCGAGCGGAAACAGCTTCCCGGCGTGCCCAACCCCTACCCCGTTCTGGGCACGCGGTACGACGTAATGGCTCGAAGCCGTCGCTCGCTAGCGCTAGATCTCAAGCACCCGGAGGGACGTATGCTGGCGCTCGATTTGGTGGCACAAGCCGATGTTCTGCTGGAAGGCTTTCGCCCTGGTGTGATGGAAAGGCTCGGCCTTGGCCCAGACGTGAGCCTGGAGCGAAATCCGCGTCTCGTCTACACCCGCGTCACCGGCTGGGGCCAAGAAGGGCCGCTTGCCAGCGCGGCCGGACACGATTTGAACTACATCGCGCTCAGCGGAGTGCTACCTTCCATGGGCCGGCCCGGTTCACCACCTCCACCGCCCTTGAACCTAATCGGCGATTTCGGTGCTGGCGGCATGATGGCGGCTTTCGGGACCGTCAGCGGCGTTCTGCACGCCCGCCGGACCGGGGAAGGTCAGGTGGTCGATGCCGCCATGCTTGATGGCACCAATCTCATGAGCGCCATGATCTACGGCTTCCATGCCATGGGCGGTTGGAGCGGAGAACGAGGCCGCAACTGGATTGACGGTGGCGCCCCCTACTACGACACGTACGAGTGTGCGGACGGCAAGTGGATCGCGATCGGGCCAATCGAGCCGCAGTTCCTTGCATTGTTGCTGCGGCTGTGCGGCGTTGAGGATCCGCAATTCGGCCACGTTCAGGACGTGGAACAGTGGCCGCAGTTGAAGGTAAAGATGGCCGCTGTGTTCCGCGGACGCACGCGCGCCCAGTGGTGCGAGCTGCTGGAAGGGACCGATGCCTGCTTCTCGCCTGTGCTCGATCTAGACGAGGCGCCGGCGCACCCCCACAACCGAGCGCGGGAGAACTTCATTGAGATCGCCGGCGTGGTGCAGCCGGCGCCCGCCCCGCGTTTTCAGCGCACGCCTGCTAGCATCAGCCGTCCACCGGACCTGCCTGGGGAGCATGGTGTCGAGATCCTGAACGACTGGAGCATCGATCGGGAACGCGTCGATTGGCTGCGGGATGCGGGCGTGATATGA
- a CDS encoding tyrosine-type recombinase/integrase codes for MDTLPSLHAAPASWLRDSVLAPYIGGYCQYLVRRGYADHTVRMYLYCVAHFARWIRRRRIAACDLTDDVVRRFITEHLPRCTCPPPVRRHGRTVRAALRHLLIALDEAGLLRKSQVFTAIDDELRRFDDYMNRARGLARSTRMQRLSILRSFLQQSHGAGSPTQGELRRFIGRQLRRLCPGSAQVVAGTLRAYLRYRATLRDAVAHLLPVIASPANRRLAVLPQTLSQQEVLQLLDAFPQGLPSRHRAYAMVRCLVDLGLRAGEVVTIDLDDIDWEAGTLRIAKNKSRRVDVLPLPQTTGQAIATYLQVERPPTASRRVFVRHVAPVDAPIGPEVLRKIVREAYRRGGLPYTRVHILRHTLASRMLASGSTLKEVADVLRHRELDTSMIYTKVDMVHLSAVAMPWPGGVR; via the coding sequence ATGGATACCCTTCCTTCGCTTCACGCTGCACCGGCTTCGTGGCTGCGCGACAGCGTTCTCGCTCCGTACATTGGTGGCTATTGTCAGTACCTTGTCAGGCGAGGCTACGCCGATCACACCGTAAGAATGTACCTGTATTGTGTCGCACACTTCGCCCGCTGGATACGACGCCGTCGGATTGCCGCGTGCGACCTTACAGACGATGTAGTTCGGCGGTTCATCACTGAACACCTCCCGCGCTGTACCTGCCCACCGCCAGTGCGAAGGCACGGGCGCACGGTCCGTGCGGCACTGCGGCATCTGCTCATCGCACTGGATGAAGCCGGGCTGCTGCGTAAGAGCCAGGTTTTCACCGCGATTGATGATGAACTTCGCCGCTTTGATGATTACATGAACCGCGCACGCGGACTGGCGCGAAGCACGCGAATGCAACGTCTCAGCATCCTACGATCCTTCCTGCAACAGAGCCACGGTGCTGGCTCTCCTACCCAGGGCGAACTGCGCCGGTTCATCGGCAGACAGCTTCGGCGACTGTGTCCGGGCAGCGCACAGGTTGTTGCGGGCACGCTGCGCGCGTATCTCCGCTATCGAGCAACATTGAGGGACGCGGTGGCGCACTTGCTGCCGGTCATCGCATCGCCCGCGAACAGACGCTTGGCGGTATTACCGCAGACGCTGTCGCAGCAGGAGGTTTTGCAGCTGCTTGACGCCTTTCCACAAGGGTTGCCATCCAGGCATCGCGCTTACGCCATGGTCCGGTGCCTCGTCGATCTGGGCCTGCGAGCCGGCGAAGTTGTCACCATCGATCTGGACGACATCGACTGGGAAGCGGGAACCCTTCGCATCGCCAAGAATAAGTCGCGTCGAGTAGACGTGCTGCCGTTGCCCCAGACCACGGGCCAGGCCATCGCAACCTATCTACAAGTGGAGCGACCTCCGACGGCGAGCAGGCGAGTCTTTGTTCGCCATGTTGCGCCGGTTGATGCCCCGATCGGTCCGGAGGTGCTACGCAAGATTGTGCGCGAGGCATATCGGCGCGGCGGACTTCCCTATACGAGGGTGCACATATTGCGCCATACGCTGGCGAGTCGGATGCTCGCCAGCGGAAGCACCCTCAAGGAAGTCGCCGACGTGCTGCGTCATCGTGAGCTCGACACGTCAATGATCTACACCAAGGTCGACATGGTTCACCTATCGGCCGTTGCAATGCCCTGGCCGGGAGGTGTGAGATGA
- a CDS encoding tyrosine-type recombinase/integrase yields MSTTNNTVQLAVERYLNQRRRLGFELSFTGQQLMRFARYADARGHRGPLTLKLQLDWAREHVKRTGLVTWARRLEVVRPFAAYYRQFQPDTEIPDLHTFGPGHRRLAPHIYTRQEVCDLLEQAGRLPPLDGLRPATYRTLFGLIATVGLRLSEALNLRDGDVDLRRACLTVRHTKFNKSRCLPLHSSAVQALNEYRQLRDRRIETRADMPFFVSQSGCALPKRTVQDVFVQLRRQLAWQARGDYPHPRIQDLRHSFAVARLLRWYETGETVDHAVLWLCTYLGHASISDTYWYLSGTPELMAVVGAKFECFALEEVRHA; encoded by the coding sequence ATGAGCACTACCAACAACACTGTACAGCTTGCTGTCGAACGATATCTGAATCAGCGCAGACGACTTGGCTTCGAACTGAGTTTCACCGGCCAGCAACTGATGCGTTTCGCCCGGTACGCGGATGCCCGTGGGCATCGAGGGCCGCTGACACTCAAACTGCAACTCGACTGGGCGCGCGAGCATGTCAAGCGCACCGGACTTGTGACCTGGGCTCGCAGGTTGGAAGTCGTTCGACCTTTCGCGGCATACTACCGTCAGTTCCAGCCGGACACCGAGATCCCTGACTTACACACCTTCGGGCCAGGCCATCGGCGCTTAGCGCCGCACATTTACACCAGGCAGGAAGTGTGCGATTTGCTCGAGCAGGCAGGTCGCCTGCCCCCGTTGGACGGACTACGACCCGCGACCTACCGGACGCTGTTCGGCCTTATCGCCACCGTCGGCCTTCGGCTCTCAGAAGCATTGAACCTTCGTGATGGGGACGTCGATTTGCGACGTGCTTGTTTGACCGTGCGTCACACCAAGTTTAACAAGTCGCGTTGCCTGCCGTTGCACAGCAGTGCAGTACAAGCGCTCAACGAATACCGGCAACTCCGTGATCGGCGTATCGAAACCCGTGCGGACATGCCGTTCTTCGTGTCGCAATCGGGATGCGCCCTGCCGAAGAGGACGGTTCAAGACGTCTTCGTCCAACTGCGTCGGCAATTGGCGTGGCAGGCACGCGGGGACTACCCGCATCCGCGCATTCAAGACCTGCGCCACAGTTTCGCCGTGGCTCGATTGCTACGATGGTATGAGACAGGAGAGACCGTCGATCACGCCGTGCTCTGGTTATGCACCTACCTTGGTCATGCCAGCATCTCGGACACTTACTGGTACCTCAGCGGCACGCCAGAACTGATGGCAGTGGTGGGTGCGAAGTTCGAGTGTTTTGCACTGGAGGAGGTGCGCCATGCATAG
- a CDS encoding iron-containing alcohol dehydrogenase: MEPIQPKRYRFTGHERVFHNASAIETLPEVLGLFGYQRVFVVCSRTIRRKTTWIDRLQARLGNLIVGITDDVGEHSPLSNVLNAARQARDAHADVIVSIGGGSVMDMCKAMQLCISENTYDRDSLLKLQFVLSQDGTEMLTTSQAPAAIRQIAIPTTLATSEWTPVSTPIDDETRLKARFVVPDGSPQAILYDPDLLQQTPVRLLWSTGIRGLDHAINTACSSSPHPFASLLAEKAIALYVDHLPNLSDVTSTDSFIQCQLATWYTGMGQMSVPHGFSHWMVHIIGPYGGVAHSDAACVLMLAQAKWLEGWVTPQHARLRAAIGQPDKPFHAILHGLLERLSMPTTLDDLGLTRTQVDAMIGPALKHPMVTRNNVRPIETEADLRAVLELAWRA; encoded by the coding sequence ATGGAACCCATCCAACCTAAGCGCTACCGATTTACCGGACATGAGCGCGTCTTTCACAATGCTTCGGCAATCGAGACGCTGCCTGAGGTCTTGGGGCTGTTCGGATACCAGCGCGTCTTCGTCGTTTGCTCCCGCACGATACGCAGGAAGACCACTTGGATCGACCGGTTACAGGCGCGGCTTGGCAACTTGATCGTCGGGATTACCGATGATGTGGGCGAACATTCTCCGCTGTCCAACGTCCTAAACGCGGCAAGGCAAGCGCGCGATGCCCATGCCGACGTCATCGTCTCTATCGGTGGCGGCTCGGTAATGGACATGTGCAAGGCCATGCAATTGTGCATTTCGGAGAATACCTACGACCGGGATTCCCTTCTAAAATTGCAGTTCGTCCTGTCTCAAGATGGCACCGAGATGCTGACGACATCGCAGGCGCCGGCTGCCATCAGGCAGATCGCGATCCCCACCACGCTTGCCACATCCGAATGGACGCCGGTCAGCACGCCGATCGACGATGAGACACGACTGAAAGCTCGTTTCGTGGTCCCCGACGGCTCGCCCCAAGCAATCCTCTATGACCCTGACCTGCTGCAGCAGACGCCTGTGCGATTGCTGTGGTCTACTGGTATTCGGGGTCTGGACCATGCCATCAACACGGCCTGCTCGTCGTCGCCGCATCCATTTGCAAGCCTGTTGGCAGAGAAAGCTATCGCGCTGTATGTAGATCACCTGCCAAATCTGAGCGACGTCACCTCGACCGACTCGTTCATTCAGTGCCAGCTAGCCACCTGGTACACCGGCATGGGTCAGATGTCGGTGCCGCACGGCTTCAGCCACTGGATGGTCCATATCATAGGCCCGTACGGTGGCGTCGCGCATAGCGATGCGGCGTGCGTCCTGATGCTTGCCCAAGCGAAATGGCTCGAGGGGTGGGTCACGCCGCAGCATGCACGCCTGCGAGCCGCCATCGGCCAACCTGACAAGCCGTTTCACGCCATACTTCACGGCTTGCTGGAGCGTTTGAGTATGCCGACCACACTCGACGACCTGGGCCTCACGCGCACTCAGGTCGACGCAATGATCGGCCCAGCACTTAAACATCCGATGGTGACCCGCAATAATGTTCGGCCGATCGAGACGGAAGCAGACTTGCGCGCTGTTCTGGAGTTGGCATGGCGTGCATAA
- a CDS encoding LysR family transcriptional regulator gives MKIDPVSLRLFLAVSELGTIAAAAEREHITASAVSKRVSDLEDALSTQLLERSNKGIVLTPAGIALQGLSRNIVNDLDNVATMMQDYASGTRGLVRIYANVSSIAQFLPNDLHGFIEKYPDVQVQLHEHISTAILRGVSENEADVGCFADLGKAPHGLLILPYREDDLVVVVPRHHPLASRKKLTTPDLLDHYMIGLQTGSYINLQLSRLASEHGKPVKFRMQVNSYDAVCLMVESKMGIGILPERLARRYSRILGVRMIALDAPWSHRKLNLCVRSYEGLPVAARQLVDHLCPSAQVLAADAGAIRAHS, from the coding sequence ATGAAGATCGATCCCGTTTCGTTGCGGCTGTTCCTTGCGGTTTCCGAACTCGGTACCATTGCCGCCGCCGCGGAACGGGAGCACATCACGGCCTCCGCTGTCAGCAAGCGCGTCAGCGATCTGGAAGATGCCCTGAGCACGCAATTGCTGGAGCGTAGCAACAAGGGTATCGTGCTGACTCCGGCAGGTATCGCCCTGCAAGGGCTGTCGCGCAACATCGTCAACGACCTTGACAATGTCGCGACGATGATGCAGGACTACGCCAGCGGGACCCGGGGCCTGGTTCGCATCTATGCTAACGTGTCCTCCATCGCCCAGTTCCTGCCGAATGATCTTCATGGCTTTATCGAGAAGTATCCTGACGTGCAAGTCCAACTCCATGAGCACATTAGCACCGCGATCTTGCGTGGAGTGTCGGAGAACGAGGCAGACGTCGGCTGCTTTGCCGATCTGGGTAAAGCGCCGCATGGCCTGCTGATCCTGCCATATCGCGAGGACGACCTGGTCGTCGTTGTGCCTCGGCACCACCCTCTGGCCTCGCGAAAGAAGCTGACCACACCAGATTTGCTCGATCACTACATGATCGGACTACAAACGGGCAGCTACATTAATCTGCAGTTGTCGCGCTTGGCCAGCGAGCACGGAAAGCCGGTGAAGTTCCGCATGCAGGTCAACAGCTACGATGCCGTCTGCCTGATGGTGGAGTCGAAAATGGGTATCGGCATTCTTCCCGAGCGCCTGGCCCGGCGCTATTCAAGAATACTTGGCGTGCGCATGATCGCGCTCGATGCGCCATGGTCACATCGCAAGCTCAACCTTTGCGTCCGTTCCTACGAAGGATTGCCAGTGGCTGCGCGCCAGCTGGTCGACCACTTATGCCCATCTGCGCAGGTGCTCGCTGCTGACGCGGGCGCGATACGCGCCCACTCTTGA